From the Schistocerca piceifrons isolate TAMUIC-IGC-003096 chromosome 2, iqSchPice1.1, whole genome shotgun sequence genome, the window ACACCTGCTCACACACACCTAAGTACATGGCATTACAGTCACCACTATTGTGGTCAACATGGATCACAACATCTGGTCTTTTACAACTGCTTTCATGCTAACATCACAAATTGTATTCATATGAACTGCCAATCAATATATTCACACCTTTTACTCCAGATCACATATCCATAACAATATTAATTTCTCAGCAGTAAAAAACAATGCTCCTTCACTGCAAAAATAATAAAAGTCAACTACATATAACTAAAAGCAAGCCTGACAATGGATTCTGAAACTTTCAACACCATATTTACTTGGGGATCACTGAAAGGCCAGCAAAATTCTACAATTAAGGTAATACTCACCAGCGATGGCTTCTCTATCCGAACCACTGAGATGCAGAAAAGCAATGTTCTGGTTGTGGCCGAAATGTGTTCTGTAGTAAATGACACTACAGATTCCACTTTCTTCTTCGTGAAGCTCTATGGCAGCAACGCAATGGTTTCCCATCTTGCAAGTGCCCTGGGACTTACACAACCTTTTGCCACCTGACTTCGAAGAAAATGTGCCACTTCTGTGGCATACAAAGGTGGTTTTTGCAGTGCCATCCTTTAAACGCTTAGTGCCATAACTAGAGACAAAACTACTTTTTGTTTTTCTCTCCTCCTCAGACTTCCACTTCATAAAGTCTAAAACAAAAGCATCAATGAAAGACAATTGCATTCAGATTCAACAAGTGCAAAGTACACAGCAGGAGTAAAAAAAACCTGCACTGTTAGATACCCTCACGAGTTACTGGTGTgattttaatcatttaaatttgCAACAATTTAACTTATACTTAATGTAGCAGACAGTAAGTTCACAGTTAATGTGAAGTGCGTCTTTTCAGGCTTTCAAATAGGCACATGTTCTATTGACCAACAAAAAGAAGATCTAATGGCCACGGGTCAGACAAGTATGTAATAATGGACGATATTAATTTAAGTAGGCAGTGTACACTTTACTTACTGTCCTTTGTTTGAAATTCACTAATTTCTTTTACCATCTCAACCATGTGCTCCTGCTCCACATGTAGGCGCAACTTAGCCAAAAAACTGCATTTAAAGCTGCAGTCACTTTTTGAGCACTTTATCATACCTTCTTCACCTGGCTGAATTTTATGCACATTTCTCAAATGAACATTCAAATGCTTCCTTGCTGAATATTCTCGATCACATACATAACAAGCAACAGAACCAGCCATTCCAACGAAATAACTCATTCTCACACGGTGCAAGGATATTCGCTCACATCAACTAACGAGAATGGAGAATGTGTGTAGCAAAGTTGTTGCATTCGCTCAGATGTCACCTATGCTTCTGATTGGCTACTGTATATGACGTCATGAATTTAACTGCCAGCCAATCAGCATCGCGACCAGCGGGTCGCGAGACGCAAGTCTCGCGGccccccgaggaatcgcttcatgacgtcatcagaaaggctgaaagggtgacagcgctgcctggtgactagacctgtaaacaactctgttgacacAAGTGACGTCACATGTTGGCTACAGCATTTATACAGACCTTCgagtctagtgtagcaggggatacaacatgggatacaaccaccaccacctagtGGTggtgatacaacccgtcggctttgaacaatgacgtcacaagtcgccagagagcacgtattacaaagatgaaagagctgaggagaatgttgagcaacaaaggaatgcgagagagataaacattgatcttgtcaaaagccgagaagcgattcttcttagtgttgtagctcccttcagtagctgataagtgttttttggcttttaaaaaaaaaaaatctcacgagatagaataaactgaccctacttcattaagcaatcaataaaacaactaaactaaaacataacagcaaaagctgttatgggttagtttagtttttttattgattgcttaataaagtaggatcagtttattctatctcgtgagatttttttttaataagccaaaaaacacttatcagctactgaagcatattggtggaataagaaagtgaaatatggtaaaatagtgaaatatagataaacgatcgcttttagattcacattcaattattttaatgatagcgcttattagaacacagaactgctttgttatctatgcctcgaagtgaagacattactatctatgactaaggaatgacgtcattgttcaaagccgacctGCCTTCAGCTgttggggtctagtgcagcaggggatacaacccgctggctttgaacaatgacgtcattccttagtcatagatcgtaatgtcttcacttcgaggcatagataatataacagttctgtgttctaataagcactatcattaaaataattgaatgttaatctaaaagcaatcgcttgatattcggtacatcattaaacgtgtgatttaattaacttaattgtttgttttttatt encodes:
- the LOC124775914 gene encoding uncharacterized protein LOC124775914, encoding MAGSVACYVCDREYSARKHLNVHLRNVHKIQPGEEGMIKCSKSDCSFKCSFLAKLRLHVEQEHMVEMVKEISEFQTKDNFMKWKSEEERKTKSSFVSSYGTKRLKDGTAKTTFVCHRSGTFSSKSGGKRLCKSQGTCKMGNHCVAAIELHEEESGICSVIYYRTHFGHNQNIAFLHLSGSDREAIAGKIAEGVTFQRILDDVRDSVHSSGMERLHLLTRHDLHNIKRDFAIGDDQQHNIDEVSVSMWLEKMKDCVLLYKKEGEAREDVDRTDSVTVLMTDYQKQLLQRFGQNIVCVDSTHCTNVYKLLVTTLLVVDDFGSGMPVAFCVSNLETTSIMTHFFIAVKELAS